The Aureispira anguillae genome contains a region encoding:
- a CDS encoding T9SS type A sorting domain-containing protein, whose protein sequence is MAFFFLLGNKTYASHAAAADLSYTCLGNNRYQIKLRLYRDCSGIALPSSVLIDLNGGGSCAGLTQSIPLALSSITEVPIACTPFLGQSTCNGGIVPGYEENTYIGTLDLSSFPVGCTWTISYSSCCRNATITNLNNPSSQNLYIETTLLDGNITCNSSPTFANIPIFVVCDSLAQSISNSVIEADGDSIVYSLTAPLAATGSPISYATGFSPTNPLTTSSGVNFNPSNGQLNFTPIGSQVVVLDVFVEEYRNGNLIGYTRRTMQVVVMSCNNNSLSLDSVSEVVNGIVQPHGVSTTFNACPGEDLHFQLSLSDVDANDSLTVSQSYSSLFQAYPNATVNLTYPISGSTNSVLVDVIIPGVQSNVFSIAFSDNSCPVASLQSFGFSILPSNTCANITGRVAIDSNNNCIVSPLEQAYNNVIVAINKGNFTTYATPDPNGIYTAPVDTGTYTVNLINLHPYWGSCNNNIITSLNSNNNVANIDFPMVPTTLCPYMHVDIGAPVLVHCASNYYNVEYCNHGTVDALNAYIEVTLDPLFVIDSTELPISSQVGNLYTFFLGTVAVDACNNFKIYGTLDGACDTLNRGRTHCAEANIYPDSSCSSWVGANLEVEAECQNDSVSFRIKNTGNQHMLIPQNYWVIEDNIIFYTSPGPGITLPSGGSTNWQRFAATGATYRLQVPQPQGHPWSVEASATVEGCLSPAFSQNPISTGFVNIFSLNDGSPYYSIDCQQNVGSWDPNDKQGFPTGYSAPHYIEENVALEYRIRFQNTGTYPATNIVILDTLSPHLNPETILPTISSHPYTWRLMGNNIIEFRFNNIMLPDSNSNLAASHGFVDFRIEQQTNNPIGTVINNQAAIYFDQNPAVITNQTYHTIGHDFIQITGIDAVLVPKVKVNVYPNPFQESTTIKVTGETTYQQITLSVFDATGKTINVIHHQNEQEIILQKNNMLQGIYFYRLEADGLLLNSGKLIVH, encoded by the coding sequence TTGGCATTTTTTTTCCTATTAGGTAACAAAACCTATGCGTCCCATGCTGCTGCTGCTGATTTGAGCTACACTTGCTTAGGCAATAATCGCTATCAAATAAAACTTAGGTTGTATCGAGACTGTAGCGGGATTGCATTACCAAGTTCTGTATTGATTGACCTCAATGGCGGGGGCTCCTGTGCAGGGCTTACCCAAAGTATTCCCTTGGCGCTAAGTTCTATCACAGAGGTTCCTATTGCCTGCACTCCCTTTTTAGGGCAAAGTACCTGTAATGGAGGAATTGTTCCTGGATATGAAGAAAATACTTACATAGGTACCCTCGATCTATCTAGTTTTCCTGTCGGTTGTACTTGGACCATCAGCTATTCGAGCTGTTGCAGAAATGCAACCATAACAAACCTAAATAACCCCTCGTCCCAAAATTTGTATATCGAAACAACATTATTAGATGGTAATATCACCTGCAATTCATCTCCTACTTTTGCTAATATTCCCATCTTTGTTGTTTGCGATAGTTTGGCGCAATCTATCTCCAACTCTGTAATAGAAGCAGATGGAGATTCTATTGTTTATTCATTAACGGCCCCTTTGGCTGCTACAGGCTCCCCTATTAGTTATGCAACAGGATTTTCGCCTACCAATCCACTAACTACCTCATCTGGCGTTAATTTTAATCCTTCAAATGGTCAATTAAATTTTACCCCTATTGGCAGCCAAGTAGTCGTTCTAGATGTTTTTGTTGAAGAGTATAGGAATGGCAACCTAATTGGTTATACTCGCCGAACAATGCAAGTTGTTGTCATGTCTTGTAATAACAATAGCTTATCGCTTGATAGTGTATCTGAAGTAGTCAATGGAATCGTACAACCCCATGGCGTGTCTACTACTTTTAACGCTTGCCCTGGCGAAGACTTGCACTTTCAACTTAGCTTATCAGATGTTGATGCCAATGATTCATTGACCGTATCCCAGAGTTACTCAAGTCTTTTTCAGGCTTATCCCAACGCAACAGTTAATCTAACTTACCCTATTTCAGGCAGTACCAATTCCGTTTTAGTCGATGTCATTATTCCAGGGGTTCAAAGCAATGTATTTTCAATCGCTTTTTCTGACAATTCTTGCCCTGTTGCAAGTTTGCAAAGTTTTGGTTTTTCGATATTGCCCTCCAATACCTGTGCTAATATTACAGGGCGTGTTGCTATTGATTCTAATAACAATTGTATTGTTTCACCTTTGGAACAAGCTTATAACAATGTCATTGTTGCCATAAACAAAGGTAACTTTACAACCTATGCCACCCCAGACCCTAATGGAATATATACAGCCCCTGTTGATACAGGAACTTACACGGTCAATCTTATTAATTTACACCCGTATTGGGGTAGCTGCAACAACAATATTATCACTAGCCTTAACAGCAATAACAATGTAGCCAATATAGATTTTCCAATGGTCCCAACAACACTTTGTCCATATATGCATGTAGACATTGGGGCTCCTGTTTTGGTGCATTGTGCTAGTAATTATTATAATGTCGAATATTGTAACCATGGGACAGTTGATGCACTTAATGCCTATATAGAAGTCACTCTCGATCCTTTATTTGTTATCGATAGCACAGAATTGCCAATTAGTAGCCAAGTTGGCAACCTCTATACCTTTTTTCTAGGAACAGTAGCCGTAGATGCTTGTAACAATTTTAAGATATATGGTACACTAGATGGTGCCTGTGACACGCTCAACAGAGGGCGCACCCACTGTGCCGAGGCCAATATTTATCCAGATAGTTCTTGCTCTTCTTGGGTTGGAGCTAATTTGGAAGTAGAGGCAGAATGTCAGAATGATTCTGTATCCTTCCGAATTAAGAATACAGGAAATCAACATATGTTGATTCCCCAAAATTACTGGGTAATTGAGGATAATATTATTTTTTATACCAGCCCAGGACCTGGCATTACCCTTCCGTCTGGAGGCTCTACCAATTGGCAACGTTTTGCGGCAACGGGAGCTACTTATCGTTTGCAGGTTCCACAACCCCAAGGACACCCTTGGTCGGTAGAAGCATCTGCAACTGTTGAAGGCTGCTTATCTCCTGCTTTTAGCCAAAACCCTATTTCAACGGGTTTTGTCAATATTTTTTCTCTTAACGACGGATCTCCTTATTATTCTATAGACTGTCAACAAAATGTAGGTTCTTGGGACCCCAACGATAAACAAGGATTTCCTACTGGTTATTCAGCACCGCATTATATTGAAGAAAATGTAGCGTTAGAATACCGTATCCGTTTCCAAAATACAGGCACTTACCCTGCTACCAATATAGTAATTTTGGATACGCTTTCTCCCCATTTAAATCCTGAAACAATTTTACCAACTATTTCTAGCCATCCCTATACTTGGCGACTAATGGGGAATAATATTATTGAATTTCGCTTTAATAATATTATGCTACCTGATAGCAATAGCAATCTTGCAGCCTCTCATGGCTTTGTAGATTTCAGAATCGAACAACAAACTAACAATCCTATTGGAACGGTTATTAACAATCAAGCTGCTATCTATTTTGACCAAAATCCTGCTGTGATTACCAACCAAACTTACCATACCATTGGGCACGATTTCATACAAATTACAGGAATAGATGCTGTTTTAGTCCCAAAGGTCAAGGTTAATGTTTATCCAAATCCCTTCCAAGAGTCTACCACGATAAAAGTAACAGGAGAAACCACTTATCAACAAATTACCTTATCTGTATTTGATGCAACAGGCAAAACCATTAACGTTATCCATCATCAAAATGAGCAAGAAATCATTCTACAAAAAAATAATATGTTGCAAGGCATCTATTTCTATCGATTAGAGGCAGATGGTTTACTTTTAAATTCGGGGAAATTGATTGTTCATTAA
- a CDS encoding diacylglycerol kinase — MFQFIKQRLASFQWALKGMKDLFTNHPNAQVHLGASLVVIPLALFLQISTIEWCIIILCITLVMAMEALNSALEYLADKICPEQDELIGKAKDIAATAVLLTAIGAALIGSLIFLPKIYALFLA, encoded by the coding sequence ATGTTTCAATTCATAAAGCAACGCCTTGCTAGTTTCCAATGGGCACTAAAAGGTATGAAAGATCTTTTTACCAACCATCCGAATGCCCAAGTACATCTTGGAGCCAGCTTAGTTGTTATCCCCTTGGCTCTTTTTCTTCAAATATCTACTATAGAATGGTGTATAATTATACTTTGTATTACCCTAGTGATGGCAATGGAAGCGCTTAATTCTGCCTTAGAATATTTAGCGGACAAAATCTGCCCTGAACAGGATGAGTTAATTGGGAAAGCTAAAGATATTGCAGCCACGGCAGTTTTGTTAACAGCCATAGGAGCTGCCCTTATTGGTTCACTTATCTTTTTGCCAAAAATTTATGCTTTATTTTTAGCCTAA
- a CDS encoding T9SS type A sorting domain-containing protein produces the protein MDQLKLLMVAALVLFGTGMQLKAQNVTIPDANFKAQLVANSAINTNGDTEIQLTEAQAYNGGIDVNSKNIADLTGIEAFTALTSLLCNFNQLTTLNVSSNTALTSLGCSSNQLTTLNLGSNTALNELSCSSNQLTALDVSSNVGLRILDCSFNQLSALNLSNNSLLNDLRCGSNQLTALDLSSNPLLTILWCYENQLPSLTLSAHTALTNLNCRNNQLTTLDLSTNTGITELKCGANLLTALDVSLNTSLYWFYCDSNQLSSLNIQNGNNTNLQFFNTRGNPLLTCIQVDDPTYSGILWGIDPVSTLSTNCLTNTKAIEQVLDHVVVYPNPTTQKLTINLGEYKDDIALEVVNAMGQTVLAKYIVGNQRLELNLDNIVSGVYYLKLTIKTSATTIKFIKR, from the coding sequence ATGGACCAATTAAAATTATTAATGGTTGCAGCTCTAGTTCTGTTTGGAACGGGGATGCAACTGAAGGCACAAAATGTTACTATTCCCGATGCCAATTTTAAAGCTCAATTGGTGGCAAATTCAGCTATTAATACCAATGGAGATACCGAAATACAGCTTACTGAAGCACAGGCCTATAATGGAGGAATTGATGTAAATTCTAAAAATATTGCAGACCTAACGGGTATTGAGGCGTTTACGGCACTTACTTCTTTACTGTGTAATTTTAACCAGTTAACAACCTTAAATGTAAGCTCCAATACAGCACTTACTTCTTTGGGCTGTAGTTCAAATCAATTAACAACCTTAAACCTAGGTTCTAATACGGCTCTTAATGAGTTGAGTTGTAGCTCAAACCAGTTAACAGCCTTAGATGTCAGTTCTAATGTAGGGTTGAGAATTTTAGATTGTAGTTTTAATCAATTGTCTGCCTTAAATCTAAGTAATAATAGCTTGCTTAATGATTTGAGGTGTGGTTCTAATCAACTGACAGCCTTAGACCTAAGTTCAAATCCTTTACTAACTATTTTGTGGTGTTATGAGAATCAATTGCCGAGCTTAACCCTAAGCGCCCATACTGCTTTGACCAATTTGAATTGCCGCAACAATCAATTAACGACATTGGATTTAAGTACCAATACAGGCATAACGGAACTAAAGTGTGGTGCCAACTTGTTGACCGCTTTGGATGTAAGCCTAAATACGAGTCTTTATTGGTTTTATTGCGATAGCAACCAATTGAGTAGCCTAAACATACAAAATGGTAACAATACGAATTTACAATTTTTTAATACCAGAGGAAATCCATTGTTAACTTGTATACAGGTTGATGATCCTACTTATTCTGGTATTCTTTGGGGGATAGACCCTGTGAGTACGTTAAGCACTAACTGTTTGACCAATACCAAGGCAATAGAGCAGGTGTTGGATCATGTTGTTGTTTATCCGAATCCAACGACTCAAAAATTAACCATCAATTTAGGGGAGTATAAGGACGATATAGCGTTAGAAGTTGTCAATGCTATGGGGCAAACCGTTTTGGCAAAATACATTGTTGGAAATCAACGCTTAGAATTAAATTTGGACAATATAGTGAGTGGGGTTTATTATTTGAAATTAACCATAAAAACATCTGCAACTACTATAAAATTTATTAAAAGATAG
- a CDS encoding glycosyltransferase family 4 protein, with protein MRIAINTRFLMPSKLEGIGWFTHETVKRWVEWHPEHEFIFIFDRPFSEEFIFAKNVTGVQAFPPARHPILFYCWYEWAIPRLLKKHKADVFVSPDGFLSLSTKVPTLMVLHDIAWMHFKKHVYYTAMKYYSYYVPKFVHAATRIATVSAYSKQDMVQAFDLAPTKIDVVYNGSHQNYQPLPLQEQELIRKEYSAGQAYFLYVGSIHPRKNVPNLLRAFDAFKQKTKSPAKLLFAGRIMWQGGPVGDLLETLVHKEDIIFLGYVSNELLPKIVASAFALTYVSLFEGFGIPILEAMYCNVPSITSNCSSMPEVAGAAGLLADPNSVDAISEQMQRLWTEPELRAELIEKGKTQRQQFSWDLTAQKLWESLEKVMKV; from the coding sequence ATGAGAATAGCAATTAATACGAGGTTCTTAATGCCCTCTAAGTTGGAGGGAATTGGTTGGTTTACCCATGAAACGGTTAAGCGTTGGGTAGAATGGCATCCTGAACATGAATTTATTTTTATTTTTGACCGCCCTTTTTCTGAAGAATTTATTTTTGCCAAAAATGTAACTGGAGTTCAGGCATTCCCGCCAGCTCGGCATCCTATTTTATTTTATTGTTGGTATGAATGGGCTATTCCTAGGTTGTTAAAAAAGCATAAAGCAGATGTTTTTGTTTCTCCTGATGGCTTTCTTTCACTTAGCACAAAAGTGCCTACTCTAATGGTGTTGCACGATATAGCTTGGATGCACTTTAAGAAACATGTCTATTACACGGCAATGAAATATTATAGTTATTATGTACCTAAATTTGTACATGCCGCTACTCGAATTGCAACGGTTTCAGCCTATTCCAAACAAGATATGGTGCAGGCTTTTGACCTTGCTCCTACTAAAATAGACGTAGTTTATAATGGGAGTCATCAAAATTATCAACCATTGCCGCTCCAAGAACAAGAATTGATACGAAAAGAATATAGTGCTGGGCAAGCTTATTTTTTATACGTGGGATCTATTCATCCTCGCAAAAATGTGCCGAATCTATTGCGAGCTTTTGATGCTTTTAAGCAAAAGACAAAATCTCCTGCTAAATTGCTATTTGCTGGACGTATCATGTGGCAAGGTGGGCCTGTTGGCGATTTGTTAGAGACATTAGTCCATAAGGAAGATATTATTTTTTTGGGGTATGTCTCAAATGAATTATTGCCTAAAATTGTTGCTTCTGCCTTTGCCCTAACTTATGTTTCTTTATTTGAAGGCTTTGGCATTCCAATTTTAGAGGCGATGTATTGCAATGTGCCTAGTATAACATCCAATTGTTCGTCAATGCCAGAGGTTGCAGGGGCAGCAGGATTGTTGGCAGATCCTAATTCAGTTGATGCTATTAGTGAACAAATGCAGCGTTTATGGACCGAACCAGAACTTAGAGCAGAATTGATAGAAAAGGGAAAAACTCAACGGCAGCAATTTTCTTGGGATTTGACCGCTCAAAAATTGTGGGAAAGTTTAGAAAAAGTAATGAAAGTATAA